Proteins found in one Quercus robur chromosome 2, dhQueRobu3.1, whole genome shotgun sequence genomic segment:
- the LOC126713443 gene encoding receptor homology region, transmembrane domain- and RING domain-containing protein 2-like isoform X2, whose amino-acid sequence MNSAVLLSLLFLFAKCFMATANVVLIVHNATFSFQDVEANFAPPVKGSGECGVLYMAEPLDACSTLTNKVEKASNCSSPFVLIVRGGCSFEDKVRRAQTAGFKAAIVYDSEDSGVLVAMAGNSAGVKINAVFVSKASVLATCFFVRRHRIRRERPQASRVREFHGMSSRLVKAMPSLIFTAVLEDNCTSITCAICLEDYTVGEKLRILPCRHKFHALCVDSWLTTWRTFCPVCKRDARTNTGDPPASESTPLLSSSPASVASSVLSSMRSSFASSSAIQIAPASSQSPSVSRMHSVASTPYIQNSLRSYHQSPPMHVSRSSVDLRNASSQRSQAPHFISPHSLGYPSYSPYNSRFMSPYIPSPSSASPSFVSSSGRQQHPLHCSESAASFSPFASAQSLPEC is encoded by the exons atGAATTCTGCAGTGCTTTTATCGTTGCTCTTTCTATTTGCTAAGTGTTTTATGGCGACAGCGAATGTTGTGCTCATTGTGCACAACGCCACTTTCTCTTTCCAAGATGTTGAAGCTAATTTCG CTCCACCGGTTAAAGGTTCTGGGGAATGTGGAGTATTATACATGGCAGAGCCTCTCGATGCATGCTCAACATTGACTAATAAAGTTGAAAAAGCTTCCAATTGCAGTTCCCCATTTGTTCTGATTGTTAGAGGAGGATGTAGCTTTGAGGATAAAGTTAGAAGAGCACAGACAGCTGGATTCAAAGCTGCAATTGTCTACGACAGTGAAGATAGTGGTGTCTTGGTTGCAA TGGCAGGAAATTCAGCCGGTGTAAAAATAAAtgctgtgtttgtttctaaagcTTCAG TGCTCGCTACTTGTTTCTTCGTTCGTAGGCATCGTATAAGACGTGAACGGCCTCAAGCTTCTCGTGTGCGGGAATTCCATGGAATGAGCAGTCGATTAGTGAAAGCAATGCCAAGTTTGATATTTACTGCTGTTTTAGAGGATAACTGTACTTCAATAACATGCGCTATATGCCTTGAAGATTATACCGTTGGAGAGAAGCTTAGGATTTTACCATGTCGTCACA AATTTCATGCTCTCTGTGTGGATTCATGGCTTACTACCTGGAGAACCTTCTGTCCAGTTTGCAAGCGTGATGCTAGAACTAACACAGGTGATCCACCGGCTTCAGAATCAACACCGTTGCTTTCATCCAGCCCAGCCTCTGTGGCTTCTTCTGTGTTATCGTCTATGAGGTCATCATTTGCATCATCATCAGCCATACAAATAGCACCAGCATCATCTCAATCCCCTTCAGTTTCTCGCATGCACTCTGTTGCTAGCACTCCTTACATTCAGAACTCTCTTAGGTCCTACCACCAATCCCCTCCCATGCATGTAAGCCGAAGCTCAGTAGATCTCAGGAATGCATCATCCCAAAGATCTCAAGCTCCCCATTTCATTTCACCCCACTCATTGGGTTACCCATCCTATTCACCATATAACTCACGATTCATGTCTCCATATATTCCAAGCCCAAGCAGTGCATCACCGAGCTTTGTCAGTTCATCTGGTCGTCAGCAGCACCCTCTGCATTGCAGCGAGTCAGCTGCAAGTTTTTCTCCCTTTGCTTCTGCCCAATCTCTTCCAGAATGCTGA
- the LOC126713443 gene encoding receptor homology region, transmembrane domain- and RING domain-containing protein 2-like isoform X1, which translates to MNSAVLLSLLFLFAKCFMATANVVLIVHNATFSFQDVEANFAPPVKGSGECGVLYMAEPLDACSTLTNKVEKASNCSSPFVLIVRGGCSFEDKVRRAQTAGFKAAIVYDSEDSGVLVAMAGNSAGVKINAVFVSKASGEILAKYTGLIDMELWIISSFENSAWSIMAISFISLLAMSAVLATCFFVRRHRIRRERPQASRVREFHGMSSRLVKAMPSLIFTAVLEDNCTSITCAICLEDYTVGEKLRILPCRHKFHALCVDSWLTTWRTFCPVCKRDARTNTGDPPASESTPLLSSSPASVASSVLSSMRSSFASSSAIQIAPASSQSPSVSRMHSVASTPYIQNSLRSYHQSPPMHVSRSSVDLRNASSQRSQAPHFISPHSLGYPSYSPYNSRFMSPYIPSPSSASPSFVSSSGRQQHPLHCSESAASFSPFASAQSLPEC; encoded by the exons atGAATTCTGCAGTGCTTTTATCGTTGCTCTTTCTATTTGCTAAGTGTTTTATGGCGACAGCGAATGTTGTGCTCATTGTGCACAACGCCACTTTCTCTTTCCAAGATGTTGAAGCTAATTTCG CTCCACCGGTTAAAGGTTCTGGGGAATGTGGAGTATTATACATGGCAGAGCCTCTCGATGCATGCTCAACATTGACTAATAAAGTTGAAAAAGCTTCCAATTGCAGTTCCCCATTTGTTCTGATTGTTAGAGGAGGATGTAGCTTTGAGGATAAAGTTAGAAGAGCACAGACAGCTGGATTCAAAGCTGCAATTGTCTACGACAGTGAAGATAGTGGTGTCTTGGTTGCAA TGGCAGGAAATTCAGCCGGTGTAAAAATAAAtgctgtgtttgtttctaaagcTTCAGGTGAAATACTAGCAAAATACACTGGCTTAATTGACATGGAGCTTTGGATTATCTCAAGTTTCGAAAACTCAGCATGGTCAATCATGGCAATCTCTTTTATTTCCCTACTTGCCATGTCTGCAGTGCTCGCTACTTGTTTCTTCGTTCGTAGGCATCGTATAAGACGTGAACGGCCTCAAGCTTCTCGTGTGCGGGAATTCCATGGAATGAGCAGTCGATTAGTGAAAGCAATGCCAAGTTTGATATTTACTGCTGTTTTAGAGGATAACTGTACTTCAATAACATGCGCTATATGCCTTGAAGATTATACCGTTGGAGAGAAGCTTAGGATTTTACCATGTCGTCACA AATTTCATGCTCTCTGTGTGGATTCATGGCTTACTACCTGGAGAACCTTCTGTCCAGTTTGCAAGCGTGATGCTAGAACTAACACAGGTGATCCACCGGCTTCAGAATCAACACCGTTGCTTTCATCCAGCCCAGCCTCTGTGGCTTCTTCTGTGTTATCGTCTATGAGGTCATCATTTGCATCATCATCAGCCATACAAATAGCACCAGCATCATCTCAATCCCCTTCAGTTTCTCGCATGCACTCTGTTGCTAGCACTCCTTACATTCAGAACTCTCTTAGGTCCTACCACCAATCCCCTCCCATGCATGTAAGCCGAAGCTCAGTAGATCTCAGGAATGCATCATCCCAAAGATCTCAAGCTCCCCATTTCATTTCACCCCACTCATTGGGTTACCCATCCTATTCACCATATAACTCACGATTCATGTCTCCATATATTCCAAGCCCAAGCAGTGCATCACCGAGCTTTGTCAGTTCATCTGGTCGTCAGCAGCACCCTCTGCATTGCAGCGAGTCAGCTGCAAGTTTTTCTCCCTTTGCTTCTGCCCAATCTCTTCCAGAATGCTGA